From Variovorax sp. PMC12, the proteins below share one genomic window:
- a CDS encoding VOC family protein: protein MSQGIGVVGLYVDDQDEALAFYVEKLGFRVHADVRNGAYRWLTVKHPEQPSFELGLFTPGPPVHDEATAQTLRAMVAKGAMPPLVLNVADCRAACERMRKLGVEFTQEPMERYGSVDAGFRDPAGNGWKMIQARVNSA from the coding sequence ATGAGCCAAGGTATCGGTGTGGTGGGTTTGTATGTGGACGACCAGGACGAAGCGCTGGCGTTCTATGTGGAGAAGCTCGGATTCCGCGTCCACGCGGACGTGCGCAACGGCGCCTATCGCTGGCTCACGGTGAAGCATCCGGAGCAGCCGTCGTTCGAGCTGGGCCTGTTCACTCCCGGGCCGCCGGTACACGACGAGGCGACCGCCCAGACGTTGCGCGCCATGGTGGCCAAGGGCGCGATGCCGCCGCTGGTGCTGAACGTGGCCGACTGCCGCGCGGCCTGCGAGCGGATGCGCAAGCTGGGTGTGGAGTTCACGCAGGAGCCCATGGAACGCTACGGCAGCGTGGACGCGGGCTTTCGCGACCCCGCGGGCAACGGCTGGAAGATGATCCAGGCGCGAGTGAACTCGGCGTAG
- a CDS encoding serine hydrolase domain-containing protein, with protein sequence MGMSTAASRPRRRKPGLVAAAAVLLVIAAGFVFTAAIDMKNPVFLVRFLFTPRSEVEALYDTRMIAASTKPRPIPEQLRPLAATVPWKGNKADILSVLRETRTNAFLVMCRGTLVNEWYSEPGKKTARESSWSIAKSVLSLLVGQLIAEGKLSEDTKLVAVLPEFAAGGKFDEITVRDLLDMKSGIDVTEDYAEYKPFTGVAGMQITTDLRAYVMKHRTLAFAPGSRSAYRSIDAQYLSMMVARIEGEPLAKVLERRLWGPLGAQDEASWNLDHAGGIERGFGNLNATPRDFAKLGLLALAGGKVGGRTLVSPAWMARITTPVAEAEPGWMYAALWWHPPGHEKNGDYSAIGVYGQYVYVNPARYTVVVKLSDYGSQQDEAETIDVFRAVAEECR encoded by the coding sequence ATGGGCATGTCGACTGCGGCATCCAGGCCTCGGCGCCGCAAGCCCGGGCTCGTCGCCGCAGCAGCCGTCCTGCTCGTGATCGCCGCCGGCTTCGTGTTCACAGCCGCGATCGACATGAAGAACCCGGTGTTCCTCGTCCGCTTTCTGTTCACGCCAAGATCGGAGGTAGAGGCGCTGTACGACACCCGCATGATCGCCGCGTCGACAAAGCCAAGGCCGATTCCCGAGCAGCTGCGGCCCCTTGCCGCGACAGTCCCCTGGAAAGGCAACAAGGCCGACATCTTGAGCGTGCTGCGGGAGACCCGGACCAATGCATTCCTGGTCATGTGCCGCGGAACCCTGGTGAACGAGTGGTACAGCGAGCCCGGCAAGAAGACGGCGCGCGAGTCTTCATGGTCCATCGCCAAGTCCGTCTTGAGCCTTCTCGTCGGGCAGTTGATCGCCGAGGGCAAGCTGTCCGAAGACACGAAGCTGGTGGCGGTGCTGCCCGAGTTCGCCGCCGGCGGCAAGTTCGATGAGATCACCGTACGCGACCTGCTCGACATGAAGAGCGGCATCGACGTGACCGAGGACTACGCCGAATACAAGCCATTCACCGGTGTCGCCGGCATGCAGATCACCACCGACCTTCGCGCCTATGTGATGAAGCACCGCACGCTCGCCTTCGCGCCTGGAAGCCGGTCGGCGTACCGCAGCATCGACGCGCAGTACCTGTCGATGATGGTGGCGCGGATAGAAGGCGAGCCGCTGGCGAAGGTGCTAGAGCGCCGGCTGTGGGGCCCCCTAGGCGCGCAGGACGAGGCGAGCTGGAACCTCGATCACGCAGGCGGCATCGAGCGCGGCTTCGGCAACCTGAACGCCACGCCGCGCGATTTCGCCAAGCTCGGCCTGCTCGCGCTCGCGGGCGGCAAGGTCGGCGGGCGCACATTGGTCTCTCCCGCATGGATGGCCCGCATCACCACGCCCGTGGCCGAGGCGGAGCCCGGCTGGATGTACGCGGCGCTGTGGTGGCACCCGCCCGGCCACGAAAAGAATGGCGACTACAGCGCGATCGGCGTCTACGGCCAATACGTCTACGTCAACCCCGCACGCTACACCGTCGTGGTGAAACTCAGCGACT
- a CDS encoding helix-turn-helix domain-containing protein — protein sequence MPSRKDSSAPPPAPAEGAPMQDPQLLRRLLRAKDRMDAASHEAWPVLRLAAVSGVSEAHFARSFKLAFGMPPHRYLLTRRIERATAMLRDTDLSITEIAFATGWESLGTFGRTFRDVAGESPGTLRPRLQAAARQLEHMPACVLKAAQRPDLTEAVSEKRRRTAAGTKRLSTKETR from the coding sequence ATGCCCTCCCGCAAAGACTCCAGCGCCCCGCCCCCCGCACCGGCTGAGGGCGCCCCCATGCAGGACCCACAGCTGCTGCGCCGCCTGCTGCGCGCGAAAGACCGCATGGACGCCGCTTCGCACGAAGCCTGGCCGGTGCTGCGGCTGGCCGCGGTGAGCGGTGTTTCCGAAGCCCATTTCGCGCGTTCGTTCAAGCTGGCCTTCGGCATGCCGCCGCACCGCTACCTGCTGACGCGCCGCATCGAGCGGGCGACGGCGATGCTGCGCGACACCGACCTGTCGATCACCGAGATCGCCTTCGCCACCGGCTGGGAAAGCCTGGGCACCTTCGGCCGCACCTTCCGCGACGTCGCGGGAGAAAGCCCCGGCACGCTTCGCCCCCGCCTGCAGGCCGCGGCGCGGCAGCTCGAGCACATGCCGGCCTGTGTGCTCAAGGCCGCGCAGCGGCCCGATCTGACCGAAGCAGTTTCGGAGAAGCGCCGCCGCACGGCAGCCGGTACAAAACGGCTTTCAACCAAGGAGACGCGATGA